A genomic region of Raphanus sativus cultivar WK10039 chromosome 6, ASM80110v3, whole genome shotgun sequence contains the following coding sequences:
- the LOC108808435 gene encoding uncharacterized protein LOC108808435, whose protein sequence is MTSQPLRTILHSPSQSGRLAKWAIELGEYDIEYKPRTSSKAQVLADFIIELVPSETNTDDKTQKWKLHVDGASSKQGSGVGIQLESPTGEMMEQSFRLGFNASNNEAEYESLSAGLRLAQSIGARKISAFSNSQLVTSQFHGEYEAKNERMEAYLAVLRGITQQFDEFELTRIPRGENTSADALVALASTSNLTIRRVIPVEGIDRPSIDIPLKGTLNNKDDLPLVAPIVTRSKSKGRTQEPDEDSFVAPRNRKFPGESSRRTRSSAARTTLDPPIPEEIPVHEVNNEPQKAFQDELENRPDWRTPLYNYIDTGELPPKRWEARKVKGRSSRYCIMEGKLYKRTFSEPYLLCASPKQASTILKKTHDGSCENHSGGRSLAIKIKKHGYFWPTMINDSEQFTLRCDRCQRHTPMLHQPTQKLSTIYSPYPFMKWSMDIVGPFVSSGPAQLRFLLVMTDFFTKWIEAEAYQNITGSMVTSFIWKNIVCRHGLPYEIVTDNGPQFI, encoded by the coding sequence ATGACGTCGCAACCATTACGCACAATCTTACATAGCCCAAGCCAATCTGGAAGATTAGCAAAGTGGGCGATTGAGCTCGGAGAATATGATATAGAGTACAAACCTCGAACAAGTTCGAAAGCGCAAGTGTTAGCAGATTTCATCATCGAGCTTGTTCCCAGTGAAACTAACACCGATGACAAAACCCAGAAGTGGAAACTCCACGTCGATGGAGCGTCATCAAAGCAAGGGTCGGGTGTAGGAATACAACTCGAATCTCCTACAGGAGAGATGATGGAACAATCATTTCGCCTAGGCTTCAACGCATCAAATAACGAAGCCGAATATGAATCCTTAAGCGCCGGATTGCGACTTGCCCAAAGCATCGGAGCCCGAAAAATCAGCGCATTCAGCAACTCGCAGCTCGTCACCAGCCAATTCCACGGCGAATATGAAGCTAAGAATGAAAGGATGGAGGCCTACCTGGCAGTACTAAGAGGAATTACACAGCAGTTCGATGAATTCGAGCTTACGAGAATTCCGAGAGGGGAAAATACCTCAGCAGACGCTCTTGTCGCCCTGGCGTCAACATCGAATCTGACTATAAGAAGGGTAATTCCGGTTGAAGGAATAGATCGACCCAGTATAGACATCCCTTTAAAAGGAACCCTTAATAACAAAGACGACCTCCCGCTGGTCGCTCCAATCGTCACTCGTAGTAAATCCAAGGGACGTACTCAAGAGCCCGACGAAGACTCATTCGTAGCCCCACGGAATCGGAAGTTCCCCGGTGAGTCCTCTCGAAGAACTCGATCAAGCGCTGCCAGGACAACGCTTGATCCCCCGATTCCCGAAGAAATACCCGTTCACGAGGTAAATAATGAACCACAAAAAGCTTTCCAGGACGAGCTCGAAAACAGACCAGATTGGAGAACTCCGCTATACAACTATATCGATACCGGAGAACTTCCTCCCAAAAGATGGGAAGCCCGAAAGGTAAAAGGTCGGAGCTCGCGCTATTGCATCATGGAAGGAAAACTTTATAAAAGAACCTTCAGTGAGCCATATCTATTATGCGCATCGCCAAAGCAAGCCTCTACCATCTTAAAGAAAACCCACGACGGATCATGCGAGAACCATTCCGGTGGACGATCCCTTgcgataaaaataaaaaagcacgGCTATTTTTGGCCAACTATGATCAACGACAGCGAGCAGTTCACACTAAGATGTGACAGATGCCAACGGCACACACCAATGTTGCACCAACCAACACAGAAACTATCAACCATATACTCGCCATACCCATTCATGAAGTGGTCTATGGACATAGTCGGACCCTTCGTTTCATCGGGACCAGCACAGCTTCGATTCTTGTTAGTAATGACCGATTTCTTTACCAAATGGATCGAAGCCGAGGCCTACCAGAATATTACTGGATCCATGGTGACGAGCTTCATTTGGAAGAATATTGTCTGTAGACATGGTCTCCCATACGAAATAGTCACCGATAACGGTCCTCAATTCATCTAG
- the LOC108808434 gene encoding uncharacterized protein LOC108808434 has product MEDQAKVCNSTIPKVQWARRSRKQNNSKQLKKRLDLKNSKWSEELNGVLWAFQTTPHTATHETPFSLSYGIEAVIPPEIEVPSTRRGICPDNVEINEAMLLKHLDELEERRERAAVRIQNYQQTAVRYHD; this is encoded by the coding sequence ATGGAAGATCAAGCTAAAGTTTGCAACTCCACGATACCCAAAGTGCAATGGGCACGCCGAAGCCGCAAACAAAACAATAGTAAACAACTTAAAAAGAGACTCGACCTCAAAAATTCCAAGTGGAGTGAGGAGCTGAACGGAGTACTTTGGGCATTTCAAACAACACCCCACACTGCAACCCACGAAACACCGTTCTCCCTGTCATACGGAATCGAAGCAGTAATACCTCCCGAGATTGAGGTCCCATCTACACGACGAGGAATATGTCCCGACAACGTCGAGATAAACGAAGCAATGCTGCTCAAACATCTGGATGAGCTCGAAGAACGTCGAGAACGAGCTGCGGTGCGTATCCAGAACTACCAGCAAACCGCTGTTCGTTACCACGACTAA
- the LOC108808433 gene encoding uncharacterized protein LOC108808433 has translation MASQSKPGPLTPAEYKALMKLRGVPYEAVIDYPNGDAQGNLSFTQITPTFWRYVLATFVRAREEGLEFGLAELKQLYTLKRSSGITGAFLLSPRSGLSIITDIPGKDFYWTDKFFVFKVDPHDYLLGFDLDFFFRVVWILKVDSRTAWSDLSAPPSVVPIALVEPIRPRKDKKGVKRKDPPGEPSDANSDSAPSKRARETPDKRVTRASSQIQSPIVQATPLSVVRPGRDVPLDSRASGEVDVEEVAPKVQRRRLILDEESSKGFNVSSSEPLMQDPGEGISKPVNLPADYRSGSPLAFSYDVDAPILEDPERFAAIWRKLRSSLCALPLLEQMRGRDAYVQMAIANAKAREQERTKQVIDLKVLLTAKATEKVALEEEKIVLEKEKVVLGKEKVTMEADLESLKAKFRRDAELRERVARRERRAACRLVAKGYDAALDKARETIRQRRAESTAEMRLQEVRPKIEALAEYLEGGFELEEELDHLKDVEISTEIEYGLTAVSDDSLRGLDLP, from the exons ATGGCGTCTCAGAGCAAACCGGGCCCACTTACCCCAGCTGAATACAAAGCCCTTATGAAGCTTCGGGGGGTTCCGTACGAAGCTGTCATCGATTATCCAAACGGCGATGCTCAGGGAAAC CTGTCGTTCACCCAGATTACTCCGACCTTCTGGCGTTACGTCTTGGCGACGTTCGTTCGAGCCAGAGAGGAAGGATTAGAGTTCGGTTTGGCCGAATTAAAGCAGCTCTACACTCTCAAGCGAAGTAGCGGCATTACTGGAGCGTTTCTTCTTTCTCCGCGTTCGGGTCTCTCGATTATTACCGACATTCCTGGGAAAGACTTCTATTGGACGGACAAGTTTTTTGTCTTCAAGGTCGATCCA CATGATTATTTGTTAGGTTTTGATCTTGACTTTTTCTTCAGAGTTGTTTGGATCCTCAAAGTCGACTCCAGAACTGCGTGGTCTGATCTCAGCGCTCCGCCGAG TGTTGTTCCCATCGCGCTTGTGGAACCGATTCGTCCTCGAAAAGACAAGAAAG GGGTGAAAAGGAAAGATCCTCCTGGGGAGCCTTCAGATGCCAATTCTGACTCCGCACCTTCGAAACGAGCTCGCGAGACTCCGGACAAACGAGTGACTAGAGCGAGCTCTCAAATTCAGTCTCCGATTGTCCAGGCTACGCCGCTTTCTGTGGTTCGTCCGGGTCGCGATGTTCCACTGGACTCTCGAGCATCGGGCGAAGTGGACGTTGAGGAAGTTGCTCCCAAGGTTCAGCGACGTCGTCTGATTCTGGACGAGGAGTCTTCTAAAGGTTTTAATGTGTCGAGCTCGGAGCCTCTGATGCAAGATCCCGGAGAGGGTATTTCTAAGCCGGTCAACCTTCCTGCGGACTATCGAAGTGGTTCTCCACTGGCATTCTCATATGACGTGGATGCTCCGATTTTGGAGGATCCTGAGCGATTTGCCGCCATCTGGCGGAAGCTGCGAAGTTCTCTGTGTGCTCTTCCTCTCTTGGAGCAAATGCGAGGTCGTGACGCCTACGTTCAGATGGCGATCGCAAATGCCAAG GCAAGAGAGCAGGAGCGAACGAAGCAAGTCATTGACTTAAAGGTGCTTTTGACGGCTAAAGCGACGGAGAAGGTTGCGCTTGAGGAGGAGAAAATCGTGCTTGAGAAAGAGAAGGTCGTATTAGGGAAGGAGAAGGTCACAATGGAAGCGGACCTTGAATCTTTGAAGGCGAAGTTCAGAAGAGACGCTGAGCTGCGAGAAAGAGTGGCTCGGAGGGAGAGGCGAGCTGCTTGTCGGTTGGTAGCGAAGGGTTATGATGCTGCCCTTGATAAGGCTAGAGAGACTATCCGACAGAGGAGGGCAGAGAGCACTGCGGAGATGCGCTTACAGGAGGTTCGCCCAAAGATCGAGGCTTTGGCCGAATACTTGGAGGGCGGGTTCGAGCTCGAGGAGGAGCTGGATCATCTTAAAGATGTAGAGATATCGACGGAGATTGAGTATGGCCTCACGGCAGTGTCGGACGATTCTCTTAGGGGTCTCGACCTTCCTTAA